A window of Pungitius pungitius chromosome 19, fPunPun2.1, whole genome shotgun sequence genomic DNA:
GCAGATCCTTTCgatgtggaggaggtggtggaggagatgcCCATGAGCCAGAGATCAACTCTCTGGGGAAAACTGAGTTCACTCCTTCAGGATGTGCTGCAGGAGTTACCTCCAGAGCGCTGGGTGGAGGACAGGGAAGACGGCATGGAAGTGGAGTCAGCTGCCGACCCTGTGAGTTTGTGTGCAGTCGCGACGTTAACTTTGACGGCATCGCGCTTTGATATTCTGACGTTAAACTATCAATCAAAAACCAAAATCTAATTGACACTTCTGGAGTCATTCACCGTTAATCTTCCCTTCAGACACATGTCATGGCTGTTGTGGATGCCGTGACGCTAGTGGCTTATGCGTCAATAAAGGTCCTGCAGGACGGCGACACCTACAGCTCCCTTCTGGAAATTGCCCACAGGCTTCACAGTCAGTGCCTTTCCTGATTTTCTTCTCTGCTAAATTTGATCTTTGATCTTCAAGTAAATCAATATTTATGTGTCTCTCCCTCAGTGATTCTGGTGTCTCTGCCTTTCTCAATGGCTCCTCTGCAGCGCGATATCCACGTGGTCTGCGAGGCCTGGTGGAAGAAGGGGCTGAAGGATAAAGAGAAGTTTGGCCGCACGGCTTTCCTCATCTCTCTGCAGAAGAGCTTCACCACAAAGAAACTAGTCAGTATATGTTCCTCAGTGATGCATCACATCAATCATCATAAGGGCCCTTTTCAAACTACCTTCAAATCGGgtagttttgttttattctctttgaTAACTTTGACGCTTTCTCTTTTCGCAGGCTGTTGAGATCCAAAGAGTCTGGAGTCTCCATGGTGTGCTTTTGAGTTTAGACTACACATCAGAAGAAAACAAGCAGATAATCGACTTGTTGCTCCAGTGCTTTCATCGTCCTAATTACCTTAGAAACGATGACGTGAGTAGAGATTTTGAGTATATGTTTTGTATcttattgaatttgatgttttcCCTTTTGAGCCGCCGGCCCTGATGCTGTGTATATTGTCACAGGGAAAGCGATTCCTGGTGTTTCTTTTCAGCTGGAACGTCAACTTCATCTGTGTTATTCACAGCACCATTAAAAACCAGCTGCCGTTTTATAGCAAGTAAGACCCTTTCATTATTCCGTTTATATGTATCTTCTTATCTCTGTGTCGTTTACTACGGAAATGTTCACTGCAGGACCATGACTACTCATATTATGGAGATCTACTTCAGAGCATGGAAGAAGGCAAACGGCGACTTCCTGGAGAAGATTGAGAGCTCATGCATTCAGGATTTTATGCAGAATGCGATCTTCCTTCATAGAGCATCTCCTGTCCATGCCAAAGTTCGCCAGGTGAACGTATTGGctcattttttttaccagcgtTTGAGGTCATGTTTTTCACTGCATACTCACTTTTTTTGTGATCTCCTAATATGCAGATCATGAGCTATTTCCACTCACGGCAAGGCAGCAACAAGGTGGACAAGATGCTCTCTAATCTCTACAAGCCCATTCTCTGGAAAGCTTTAAGTGTACGGTTACACATTTTTAACTGCATGctttactattttttttcctgtattttATTCTAGTCtcatgtgtttctgttttatttctttaggTTCCAAACTTTGAGGTGCGTGCAAATGCCACTCTGCTTTTCACTGAGGCCTTCCCGGTCCACGACCCCGAGCAGAACACCCAGAATATAGACGAGACTATTCAAAAGCAGCTGGACACAGCAATGGTGAGAGCCATTGAAAAcgttcattccttttttttaagaagacacttcttaggaaaaaaaaaaagaaagaaatccaagACACTCTGACACAGACCTTTTCAAAAGGAtcaaaaaatgtcactattCCAACCACCAATCTGTCATCTGCAGGGCCTCCTCGATGACCCTCACCCCACCGTGCGCTCCAATGCTACCCTGGGAGTGTGTAAGATCCTGGCCAGGTGCTGGGAGCTCCTCCCTCCCACAATCATCAAAGACTTCCTGAAGAAGCTGGTGGTGGAGCTGGCGGCTGACAAAAGCTCCGCCGATGTCCGGTGCTCCGTCTTCAAGGTGTGAAACGCCGTTTCTCGCCTCGCTGTCAATCGTGTGATTGTCAACAGACGGGATATTTAATGACTTTTGGTTTGTGTATTGCAGTGTCTGACTATTGTCCTGGACAACAATCTAAGCCATCCGCTGTTGGAAAAACTCCTTCCCACCCTCAAGTACAGCCTTCACGACAAGTCGGAGAAAGTGCGCGTAGCTTTCCTGGACATGCTCATCAAGATCAAGGCCGTCCGCGCTGCCAAGGTACCGAACGGGTTGGCTCTCCTTTTTGCTTTTCGCAACAATGGGGGAAAAGTGAAAGTGCAGACAGCCTGTGCAGATCTCACTAATGTACCGCTCTCCAGTTTTGGGACGTGTGCAACATGGACCACCTGCTGGCCCGCCTGGCGATGGACTCCCATCCGGTCTCCAAGCGCATCGTCAACCTGCTCTTCAAGTCCTTCTTCCCCGTCAACGAGTCGGAGCGCGAGTGGTGCTGCCGCTGCATCACCCTCCTCCAGATGAACCCCATGGCTGCCCGGAAGTTCTACCAGCTTGCCCACAATCACACAGCCCCCACAAACATAAGTAGGTGCTGTGTACatgaggcacaaaaaaaaaaaagtaagtgtCATGTTGCATCTGTGGTTGGATCAcccgtttgtttttctctgctctTCCAGTAAAGATGATGTTGGCCATTCGCCGGGTTGTGAACAGCTTCATCGAGACAGACTGTGACCAGTCCGAGTTCAACGACAGCAACAAGGAGAACAGCGAAGTAAGACGGAGGCATTTATATGAGAAGTTCATGTGGATCGTCTTCTTTACTTTAAACCTTGACAAATATAGTCTTATCAGTTGTCAAAAatagtgaggggaaaaaagaagccTCTTTAATTTGTCTGCTTGAACCCTCTTTTTTCCCTATATTTGATCCACAAACCTTCGCTGTTTTCCCCACTTTGCCTTTCCCTACACCTCAATGGGATAAGGTGAGGACAATAAGACGACGTGCCTGACTGTCCCGTTCTGATGTCGACAGGTTCAACCTTCGCTGGGCAAAGACACGGCCGTCCTGTCCAGTCTGCTGGAGGTCGTGGTCATCCTTTGGAGAAGTGTCACGAAGGCCCT
This region includes:
- the ncapg2 gene encoding condensin-2 complex subunit G2, whose amino-acid sequence is MSKRETFLEAASKENVEDFLRFIELHKDKADPFDVEEVVEEMPMSQRSTLWGKLSSLLQDVLQELPPERWVEDREDGMEVESAADPTHVMAVVDAVTLVAYASIKVLQDGDTYSSLLEIAHRLHMILVSLPFSMAPLQRDIHVVCEAWWKKGLKDKEKFGRTAFLISLQKSFTTKKLAVEIQRVWSLHGVLLSLDYTSEENKQIIDLLLQCFHRPNYLRNDDGKRFLVFLFSWNVNFICVIHSTIKNQLPFYSKTMTTHIMEIYFRAWKKANGDFLEKIESSCIQDFMQNAIFLHRASPVHAKVRQIMSYFHSRQGSNKVDKMLSNLYKPILWKALSVPNFEVRANATLLFTEAFPVHDPEQNTQNIDETIQKQLDTAMGLLDDPHPTVRSNATLGVCKILARCWELLPPTIIKDFLKKLVVELAADKSSADVRCSVFKCLTIVLDNNLSHPLLEKLLPTLKYSLHDKSEKVRVAFLDMLIKIKAVRAAKFWDVCNMDHLLARLAMDSHPVSKRIVNLLFKSFFPVNESEREWCCRCITLLQMNPMAARKFYQLAHNHTAPTNIIKMMLAIRRVVNSFIETDCDQSEFNDSNKENSEVQPSLGKDTAVLSSLLEVVVILWRSVTKALKQNEEAHKYTLAKFGSVMNKYFQAFEDERCTAPLIQLAAFMPPAAAPAFSCGVLSRLRRMDSSAGPKQYSQLLDCMCSWGQAADVLELITDWLTEALPKQGDNSKRKVRIQETAEAKPDLALVYLEYLFIRPSLRDQVLALGPRPLRELHEVLGNWRSVLYTHLSSAAEDAKYPSVETALRAFVHHGQLSAHLQHSSSEGREHLLSLDHVAAWVAERVLPFLAKPATNDNNDDDDDEKDSEKTQPLAARITESFLAVCRDVLLVGLADEAFTGHILHLCSLTLLSEAGYLCIPAVLQILKDVADSYLPKHNNNNNNNNPPAQEHVEDATTVALGVVANIFQKIIELLARRLRKDPEEGNRLCQSAVHGLADFLKVAQTWDKAPLYGVFSTLFAVVVVEKRHLLQKMTHPEEVVTPESVEDLPPLSSLLLSVILKSSSLTKAFLTEVCSSFDSEAISSLHELAAVLHVLAVIGRTGQSRASLKSAATCVQQQIHKHAVTSGDTRDVQRLIYESSVKTVKEILDL